A stretch of Helicobacter pylori DNA encodes these proteins:
- a CDS encoding DASS family sodium-coupled anion symporter, with translation MIKQTLIILAPFFIATLLYFLGAPDGLNPNAWLYFCIFMGMIIGLILEPVPSGLIALSALVLCIALKIGASSEVASANKAISWGLSGYANKTVWLVFVAFILGLGYEKSLLGKRIALLLIRFLGQTPLGLGYAISLSELCLAPFIPSNSARSGGILYPIVSSIPPLMGSTPNNHPDKIGAYLMWVALASTCITSSMFLTALAPNPLAMEIAAKMGVNEISWFSWFLAFLPCGVILILLVPLLAYKTCKPTLKGSKEVSLWAKKELESMGRFSLKEILMLSLTLLALLGWIFGKPLGLHASATALIVMVLMAFCKIVSYEDIIKNKSAFNIFLLLGSLLTMAGGLKNVGFLNFIGNAAQNFLEHANLDPLIAVLFIVALFYLSHYFFASITAHVSALFALFVGIGSHIQGVNLQELSLFLMLSLGIMGILTPYGTGPSTIYYGSGYIPSKDFWKLGFIFGFLYLVVFLSVCAPWVKFIAYRWL, from the coding sequence ATGATTAAACAAACCCTCATCATTCTTGCCCCTTTTTTTATCGCAACGCTATTGTATTTTTTAGGCGCACCGGACGGGCTAAACCCTAACGCATGGCTTTATTTTTGTATTTTCATGGGCATGATTATAGGGCTAATTTTAGAGCCGGTACCATCAGGTTTGATAGCATTAAGCGCGTTAGTGTTGTGTATAGCGTTAAAAATTGGAGCGAGCAGTGAGGTAGCGAGCGCTAATAAGGCTATTTCGTGGGGTTTGAGCGGGTATGCGAATAAAACGGTGTGGCTTGTGTTTGTCGCTTTTATTTTGGGTTTAGGGTATGAAAAAAGCTTGTTAGGGAAACGGATCGCTCTTTTGCTCATTAGGTTTTTAGGGCAAACCCCTTTAGGTTTAGGCTATGCGATCAGTTTGAGCGAATTGTGTCTAGCCCCCTTTATCCCTAGCAATTCCGCTAGAAGTGGGGGCATACTCTATCCCATCGTTTCATCTATCCCGCCTTTAATGGGATCCACTCCAAATAATCACCCTGACAAAATCGGCGCGTATTTGATGTGGGTCGCTTTGGCTTCAACTTGCATCACTTCGTCCATGTTTTTAACCGCGCTCGCTCCTAACCCCCTAGCAATGGAAATCGCTGCCAAAATGGGCGTGAATGAAATCTCATGGTTTTCGTGGTTTTTAGCGTTCTTGCCTTGTGGGGTGATTTTGATCTTACTTGTGCCTTTATTAGCGTATAAAACCTGCAAACCCACCTTAAAAGGCTCAAAAGAAGTGAGTTTGTGGGCTAAAAAAGAATTAGAAAGCATGGGGAGGTTTTCTTTAAAAGAAATTTTAATGTTGAGCCTCACTTTATTGGCTTTATTGGGTTGGATTTTTGGCAAACCTTTAGGCCTGCATGCGAGCGCGACGGCTTTGATTGTCATGGTGTTAATGGCGTTTTGCAAGATCGTAAGCTATGAAGACATCATTAAAAACAAGAGCGCGTTCAATATTTTTTTATTGCTGGGTTCACTACTCACAATGGCTGGCGGGCTTAAAAATGTAGGCTTTTTAAATTTTATTGGCAATGCGGCTCAAAATTTTTTAGAGCATGCTAACTTGGATCCGTTAATAGCGGTATTGTTTATTGTAGCCTTATTCTATCTGTCGCACTATTTTTTCGCTAGCATCACCGCTCATGTGAGCGCGTTATTTGCGCTTTTTGTAGGGATTGGTTCGCATATTCAAGGGGTCAATTTGCAAGAATTGAGCTTGTTTTTAATGCTTTCTTTAGGGATTATGGGGATTTTAACGCCCTATGGCACAGGACCATCCACCATTTATTACGGGAGCGGGTATATTCCAAGCAAGGATTTTTGGAAATTAGGGTTTATTTTTGGCTTTTTGTATTTAGTCGTGTTTTTAAGCGTGTGTGCACCTTGGGTCAAATTCATCGCTTATAGGTGGTTGTAG
- a CDS encoding L-lactate permease encodes MEFYQVYDPLGHIWLSALVALSPIALFFISLIVFKLKGYSAGFLSLLLSILIALFVYKMPAQMVSASFFYGFLYGLWPIAWIVIAAIFLYNLSVKSGYFEILKESILSLTPDHRILVILIGFCFGSFLEGAIGFGGPVAITAAILVGLGLNPLYAAGLCLIANTAPVAFGAVGIPITAMASVVGIPELEISQMVGRVLPIFSIGIPFFIVFLMDGFRGIRETFPAVAVTGFSFAIAQFLSSNYLGPQLPDIISALVSLIATTLFLKFWQPKRIFTSNGKEPTIGTEKHHICKVIVAWMPFVLLTITIIIWTQPWFKALFKEGGALAFSSFAFEFDSISQKIFKTAPIVTEAKSFPVVFKFPLILTTGTSIFLAAILSVFLLRVKISDAIGVFGATLKEMRLPILTIGVVLAFAYVANYSGMSATLALALADTGHVFTFFSPIVGWLGVFLTGSDTSSNLLFGSLQMLIATQLGLPEVLFLAANTSGGVVGKMISPQSIAIACAAVGLVGKESELFRFTVKYSVALAIIMGIIFTLIAYVFPFIIPIIPK; translated from the coding sequence ATGGAATTTTATCAAGTCTATGACCCATTAGGCCATATTTGGTTGAGCGCTTTAGTCGCACTTTCGCCTATTGCACTCTTTTTTATCTCTCTTATTGTCTTTAAACTTAAGGGGTATAGCGCTGGGTTTTTAAGCTTATTGCTTTCAATCCTTATTGCGTTATTCGTGTATAAAATGCCCGCTCAAATGGTGAGCGCGAGTTTTTTCTATGGTTTTCTTTATGGCTTGTGGCCGATCGCTTGGATTGTGATCGCTGCAATTTTTCTTTACAACCTTTCAGTGAAATCCGGGTATTTTGAGATTTTAAAAGAAAGCATTTTGAGTTTAACGCCGGATCATCGCATTTTAGTGATTTTGATTGGCTTTTGTTTTGGCTCGTTTTTAGAAGGAGCGATCGGTTTTGGAGGCCCGGTAGCGATCACAGCAGCGATTTTAGTCGGCCTTGGGCTAAACCCCTTATACGCTGCTGGGTTGTGCTTAATCGCTAACACCGCTCCTGTAGCCTTTGGCGCGGTGGGCATTCCTATTACGGCGATGGCTAGCGTGGTGGGTATCCCTGAGTTAGAGATTTCTCAAATGGTGGGCAGAGTGTTACCCATTTTTTCCATTGGTATTCCTTTTTTCATCGTGTTTTTAATGGATGGCTTTAGAGGGATTAGAGAGACTTTTCCTGCAGTGGCCGTTACCGGATTTAGTTTCGCTATCGCGCAATTTTTAAGCTCTAATTATCTAGGGCCACAGCTCCCGGATATTATTTCAGCTTTAGTGTCATTGATCGCTACCACTTTGTTTTTAAAATTCTGGCAACCCAAACGCATTTTCACCAGCAATGGCAAAGAGCCTACGATTGGCACAGAAAAACACCATATTTGTAAGGTGATCGTGGCGTGGATGCCTTTTGTGTTGCTCACGATTACGATTATCATATGGACGCAACCCTGGTTTAAAGCGCTCTTTAAAGAAGGCGGGGCTTTGGCGTTTTCTAGCTTTGCGTTTGAATTTGATTCTATCAGTCAAAAGATTTTTAAAACCGCTCCCATTGTTACTGAAGCAAAAAGCTTTCCTGTCGTGTTCAAATTCCCCTTGATTCTAACGACAGGCACTTCCATTTTTTTAGCCGCCATTTTGAGCGTGTTTTTGTTGCGCGTGAAAATCAGCGATGCGATAGGGGTGTTTGGGGCCACTTTAAAAGAAATGCGTTTGCCGATTTTAACCATTGGCGTGGTTTTAGCGTTTGCGTATGTGGCTAATTATAGCGGCATGAGCGCTACGCTCGCTTTAGCGTTAGCAGATACCGGGCATGTTTTCACTTTCTTTTCGCCTATTGTAGGCTGGCTTGGGGTGTTTTTAACCGGAAGCGATACGAGCTCTAATCTTTTATTTGGCTCTTTGCAAATGCTCATCGCCACACAGCTTGGCTTGCCTGAAGTGCTTTTCTTAGCGGCCAACACTTCCGGGGGCGTTGTGGGCAAAATGATAAGCCCTCAAAGTATTGCTATCGCTTGCGCGGCGGTGGGGTTAGTGGGGAAAGAGAGCGAATTGTTCAGATTTACGGTAAAATACTCCGTCGCTTTGGCGATCATTATGGGGATTATTTTCACTCTTATTGCTTATGTCTTCCCCTTTATTATCCCCATCATTCCTAAATAA
- a CDS encoding adenine-specific DNA glycosylase, which produces METLHNALLEWYEECGRKDLPFRNLKGINAPYEVYISEVMSQQTQINTVVERFYSPFLEAFPTLKDLANAQLEEVLLLWRGLGYYSRAKNLKKSAEICVKEHHSQLPNDYQSLLKLPGIGAYTANAILCFGFREKSACVDANIKRVLLRLFGLDPNIHAKDLQIKANDFLNLNESFNHNQALIDLGALICSPKPKCAICPFNPYCLGKNHLEKHTLKKKQEIIQEERYLGVVIQNNQIALEKIEQKLYLGMHHFPNLKENLECKLPFLGAIKHSHTKFKLNLNLYLATIKDLKNPVRFYSLKDLETLPISSMTLKILHFLKQKNLFGG; this is translated from the coding sequence CTGGAAACTTTACACAACGCCCTTTTAGAATGGTATGAAGAATGTGGGCGAAAGGATTTACCTTTTAGGAATTTAAAGGGCATTAACGCTCCTTATGAAGTCTATATCAGTGAAGTGATGAGCCAACAAACCCAAATCAACACGGTGGTTGAGCGTTTTTATTCCCCTTTTTTAGAAGCTTTCCCCACTTTAAAAGACTTAGCGAACGCTCAATTAGAAGAGGTTTTATTGCTCTGGCGAGGGCTTGGCTATTATTCAAGGGCTAAAAATTTAAAAAAAAGCGCTGAAATTTGCGTGAAAGAACACCACTCACAGCTACCCAATGACTATCAAAGCCTATTAAAACTCCCTGGGATTGGCGCATATACGGCTAATGCGATCTTGTGTTTTGGTTTTAGGGAAAAGAGCGCATGCGTGGATGCTAATATCAAGCGCGTGCTTTTAAGGCTTTTTGGATTAGATCCCAACATTCACGCTAAAGACTTACAAATTAAAGCGAATGACTTCCTCAATCTTAATGAAAGCTTTAATCATAACCAAGCCCTAATTGATCTAGGGGCTTTAATCTGCTCCCCTAAACCCAAATGCGCGATTTGCCCTTTCAATCCTTATTGTTTGGGTAAAAACCACCTAGAAAAACACACGCTTAAGAAAAAACAAGAAATCATTCAAGAAGAGCGTTACTTGGGCGTTGTGATCCAAAATAACCAAATCGCTTTAGAAAAAATAGAGCAAAAACTCTATTTGGGGATGCACCATTTCCCCAATTTAAAAGAAAATTTGGAATGCAAACTCCCCTTTTTAGGCGCTATCAAACACAGCCACACTAAATTCAAGCTCAATTTAAACCTCTATCTCGCTACGATAAAGGATCTAAAAAACCCCGTTCGTTTTTATAGCCTTAAAGACTTAGAAACTTTACCCATAAGCTCTATGACGCTTAAAATCTTGCATTTTTTAAAACAAAAAAATTTATTTGGGGGCTAA
- a CDS encoding peroxiredoxin: MEKLEVGQLAPDFRLKNSDGVEISLKDLLHKKVVLYFYPKDNTPGCTLEAKDFSALFSEFEKKNAVVVGVSPDNAQSHQKFISQCSLNVILLCDEDKKAANLYKAYGKRMLYGKEHLGIIRSTFIINTQGVLEKCFYNVKAKGHAQKVLESL; the protein is encoded by the coding sequence ATGGAAAAATTAGAAGTAGGGCAATTAGCCCCTGATTTTAGGTTGAAAAACAGCGATGGCGTAGAAATTTCTTTAAAAGATTTGCTCCATAAAAAAGTGGTGCTGTATTTCTACCCTAAAGACAACACCCCCGGATGCACCTTAGAAGCCAAAGACTTTAGCGCTCTGTTTAGTGAATTTGAAAAGAAAAACGCTGTTGTCGTAGGCGTAAGCCCTGATAACGCTCAATCGCATCAAAAATTTATCAGCCAATGCTCTTTGAATGTGATTTTGCTCTGCGATGAAGATAAAAAAGCCGCCAATCTTTACAAAGCTTATGGCAAACGCATGCTTTATGGGAAAGAGCATTTGGGGATTATCCGCTCCACTTTCATTATCAACACGCAAGGCGTTTTAGAAAAATGCTTCTACAATGTCAAAGCGAAAGGCCATGCTCAAAAGGTTTTAGAGAGTTTGTAG
- a CDS encoding LutB/LldF family L-lactate oxidation iron-sulfur protein: protein MEKYHSDQEYEEIITDQLGDMQLRENLRSAMDTLRANRKNLLKNRYSEWENLRELGKEVKLKILSRLDEYLELFEKNATKNGFKIHYAKDGDEANEIIYNLAKEKNIKRILKQKSMASEEIGLNHYLKEKGIQAQETDLGELIIQLINEHPVHIVVPAIHKNRKQIGKIFEEKLNAAYEEEPEKLNAIARKHMRKEFESFKMGISGVNFAIANEGAIWLVENEGNGRMSTTACDVHVAICGIEKLVESFDDAAILNNLLAPSAVGVPITCYQNIITGPRKEGDLDGPKEAHIILLDNNRSNILADEKYYRALSCIRCGTCLNHCPVYDKIGGHAYLSTYPGPIGVVVSPQLFGLNNYGHIPNLCSLCGRCTEVCPVEIPLAELIRDLRSDKVGEGRGVVKGAKSTQHSGMEKFSMKMFAKMASDGAKWRFQLKMAQFFSPLGKLLAPILPLVKEWASVRTLPNMDTSLHAKVQHLEGVIYE from the coding sequence ATGGAAAAATATCATAGCGACCAAGAATACGAAGAAATCATCACCGACCAATTAGGCGATATGCAATTAAGGGAAAATTTGCGTTCTGCAATGGATACCTTAAGGGCTAATCGTAAGAATCTCCTTAAAAATCGTTACAGCGAGTGGGAAAATTTAAGGGAATTAGGCAAAGAAGTCAAGCTTAAAATCTTATCCAGGCTTGATGAATATTTGGAATTGTTTGAAAAAAACGCCACCAAAAACGGCTTTAAAATCCACTACGCTAAAGACGGCGATGAAGCTAATGAAATCATTTACAACCTCGCTAAAGAAAAGAATATCAAGCGCATTTTAAAACAAAAATCCATGGCGAGCGAAGAAATTGGCTTGAACCATTACTTGAAAGAAAAGGGCATTCAAGCGCAAGAAACGGATTTGGGCGAATTGATTATCCAACTCATTAATGAACACCCTGTGCATATTGTCGTGCCAGCCATCCATAAAAACCGCAAGCAAATCGGTAAGATTTTTGAAGAAAAACTCAACGCCGCTTATGAAGAAGAGCCTGAAAAGCTCAATGCGATCGCCAGAAAACACATGCGCAAAGAATTTGAAAGCTTTAAAATGGGGATCAGTGGGGTTAATTTCGCTATCGCTAATGAGGGAGCGATCTGGTTAGTGGAAAATGAAGGCAATGGCAGAATGAGCACCACCGCATGCGATGTGCATGTCGCAATTTGTGGGATTGAAAAATTAGTAGAAAGCTTTGATGATGCAGCGATTTTAAACAATCTGCTCGCCCCGAGTGCGGTGGGTGTGCCTATCACATGTTATCAAAACATCATCACAGGCCCCAGAAAAGAGGGCGATTTAGACGGCCCTAAAGAAGCCCACATCATTTTATTAGACAACAACCGCTCCAATATTTTGGCTGATGAAAAGTATTACCGTGCTCTTTCATGCATTCGTTGCGGGACTTGTTTGAACCACTGCCCTGTGTATGATAAAATCGGTGGGCATGCCTATCTTTCTACTTATCCTGGCCCTATAGGCGTGGTGGTATCCCCCCAACTCTTTGGCTTGAATAATTACGGGCATATCCCTAATTTGTGCAGTCTTTGCGGGCGTTGCACTGAAGTATGCCCTGTAGAAATCCCTTTAGCCGAACTCATTAGAGATTTACGATCGGATAAAGTGGGCGAGGGCAGGGGCGTGGTCAAGGGGGCTAAAAGCACCCAACACAGCGGGATGGAAAAATTCTCTATGAAAATGTTTGCCAAAATGGCAAGCGATGGGGCTAAGTGGCGTTTCCAATTGAAAATGGCTCAATTTTTCTCGCCTTTAGGCAAGCTTTTAGCACCTATACTGCCTTTAGTCAAAGAGTGGGCAAGCGTTAGGACCTTACCCAATATGGACACGAGCTTGCATGCCAAAGTCCAACACTTAGAAGGGGTGATTTATGAGTAA
- a CDS encoding LutC/YkgG family protein, producing MSKELILKRIKKARAKHAIQGANPVYRNIIKVEFEDLVEEYKHFQVLNKAEVIESAKENLEQAILKALENFQSKKVLHSTDLNLNFEAFKDFTLQPYDKEIEAMREELFEIDTALLHGVCGISSLGMIGAVSSHASPRLLSLITLNCIILLKKESIVRNLSEGVQALKNQGQNGVLPTNMLLIGGPSRTADIELKTVFGVHGPQKVAIILY from the coding sequence ATGAGTAAAGAGCTTATTTTAAAGCGCATTAAAAAAGCCAGAGCCAAGCACGCCATTCAGGGAGCAAACCCTGTTTATAGAAATATCATTAAAGTGGAGTTTGAAGACTTGGTGGAAGAATACAAGCATTTCCAGGTGTTGAATAAAGCTGAAGTCATTGAAAGCGCTAAAGAAAATTTAGAGCAAGCAATCTTAAAGGCTTTAGAAAATTTTCAAAGCAAAAAAGTCTTACACTCTACGGATTTAAATTTGAATTTTGAAGCGTTTAAGGATTTCACTTTACAGCCCTATGATAAAGAAATTGAAGCGATGCGTGAAGAGTTGTTTGAGATTGATACGGCTTTATTGCATGGGGTTTGTGGGATTTCAAGCTTGGGCATGATTGGGGCGGTTTCTTCGCATGCAAGCCCACGATTGCTTTCGCTCATCACCCTTAATTGCATTATCTTATTGAAAAAAGAATCCATTGTGCGCAATTTAAGCGAGGGCGTGCAAGCTTTAAAAAATCAAGGCCAAAACGGCGTATTGCCCACGAACATGCTCCTTATTGGCGGGCCTAGCCGGACAGCTGATATTGAATTAAAAACCGTTTTTGGGGTGCATGGACCTCAAAAAGTCGCTATCATTCTCTACTAA
- a CDS encoding (Fe-S)-binding protein, whose amino-acid sequence MKVNFFATCLGAAIYSNASLNAIKLLRKENLEVVFKKDQTCCGQPSYNSGYYEETKKVVLYNIKLYSNNDYPIILPSGSCTGMMRHDYLELFEGHAEFNMVKDFCSRVYELSEFLDKKLQVKYEDKGEPLKITWHSNCHALRVAKVIDSAKNLIRQLKNVELIELEKEEECCGFGGTFSVKEPEISAVMVKEKIKDIESRHVDVIVSADAGCLMNISTAMQKMGSLTKPMHFYDFLASRLGL is encoded by the coding sequence TTGAAAGTCAATTTCTTTGCTACTTGTCTAGGAGCAGCCATATACAGCAACGCATCGCTTAACGCTATCAAATTACTCCGTAAGGAAAATTTGGAAGTGGTTTTTAAAAAAGACCAGACATGTTGCGGCCAGCCAAGCTATAACTCAGGATACTATGAAGAGACAAAAAAAGTCGTTTTATACAATATCAAGCTTTATTCCAATAACGACTACCCTATTATCTTGCCTAGCGGTTCATGCACAGGGATGATGCGGCACGATTATTTGGAATTGTTTGAAGGGCATGCGGAATTCAACATGGTTAAAGATTTTTGCTCTAGGGTGTATGAATTGAGCGAATTTTTGGATAAAAAATTGCAAGTCAAGTATGAAGATAAGGGCGAACCCCTTAAAATCACATGGCATTCTAATTGCCATGCCTTAAGGGTGGCTAAAGTGATTGACTCAGCGAAAAACCTCATCAGACAGCTTAAAAACGTGGAACTCATTGAATTGGAAAAAGAAGAAGAATGCTGCGGGTTTGGGGGGACTTTTTCGGTTAAAGAACCTGAAATTTCAGCGGTTATGGTTAAAGAAAAGATTAAAGATATAGAGAGCCGTCATGTGGATGTGATTGTTTCAGCGGATGCTGGGTGTTTGATGAATATCAGCACCGCTATGCAAAAAATGGGCTCTTTGACAAAACCCATGCATTTTTATGACTTTTTAGCCTCAAGGCTTGGGCTTTAA
- a CDS encoding class II 3-deoxy-7-phosphoheptulonate synthase translates to MSNTTWSPTSWHSFKIEQHPTYKDKQELERVKKELHSYPPLVFAGEARNLQERLAQVIDNKAFLLQGGDCAESFSQFSANRIRDMFKVMMQMAIVLTFAGSIPIVKVGRIAGQFAKPRSNATEILDDEEVLSYRGDIINGISKKEREPKPERMLKAYHQSVATLNLIRAFAQGGLADLEQVHRFNLDFVKNNDFGQKYQQIADRITQALGFMRACGVEIEKTPILREVEFYTSHEALLLHYEEPLVRKDSLTNQFYDCSAHMLWIGERTRDPKGAHVEFLRGVCNPIGVKIGPNASVSEVLELCDALNPHNIKGRLNLIVRMGSKMIKERLPKLLQGVLKEKRHILWSIDPMHGNTVKTSLGVKTRAFDSVLDEVKSFFEIHRAEGSLASGVHLEMTGENVTECIGGSQAITEEGLSCHYYTQCDPRLNATQALELAFLIADMLKKQRS, encoded by the coding sequence ATGTCAAACACAACCTGGTCGCCCACTTCATGGCATTCTTTTAAGATAGAGCAACACCCCACTTATAAAGATAAACAGGAATTAGAAAGGGTCAAAAAAGAATTGCACTCTTACCCTCCCTTAGTGTTTGCTGGCGAAGCGAGGAACTTGCAAGAGCGTTTAGCCCAAGTCATTGACAATAAGGCGTTTTTGTTGCAAGGGGGCGATTGCGCGGAGTCGTTTTCTCAATTTAGCGCTAACCGAATTAGAGACATGTTTAAAGTGATGATGCAAATGGCGATTGTCTTAACTTTTGCTGGCTCTATACCGATCGTGAAAGTGGGGCGCATTGCCGGGCAATTTGCCAAGCCTCGCTCCAATGCGACTGAAATACTGGATGATGAAGAAGTGTTGAGTTACAGAGGGGATATTATCAATGGGATTTCCAAAAAAGAAAGAGAGCCAAAGCCTGAAAGAATGCTTAAAGCTTACCATCAAAGCGTAGCGACTTTAAACCTTATCAGAGCCTTTGCCCAAGGCGGGTTAGCGGATTTGGAGCAAGTGCATCGTTTCAATTTGGATTTTGTCAAAAACAACGACTTTGGGCAAAAATACCAGCAAATCGCTGATCGGATCACGCAAGCTTTAGGGTTTATGCGAGCATGCGGAGTGGAGATAGAAAAAACGCCTATTCTTAGGGAAGTGGAATTTTACACCAGCCACGAAGCGTTACTGCTCCATTATGAAGAGCCGTTGGTGCGTAAGGATAGTTTGACTAACCAGTTTTATGATTGCTCCGCGCACATGCTATGGATTGGCGAAAGGACAAGAGATCCTAAGGGCGCGCATGTGGAGTTTTTAAGGGGGGTTTGTAACCCTATTGGCGTGAAAATCGGGCCTAATGCGAGCGTGAGCGAAGTGTTAGAATTGTGCGATGCTTTAAACCCGCACAACATTAAGGGGCGTTTGAATTTGATCGTGCGCATGGGTTCTAAGATGATTAAAGAGCGTTTGCCTAAACTTTTACAAGGGGTGTTGAAAGAAAAACGCCATATTTTATGGAGCATTGATCCCATGCATGGTAACACGGTCAAAACCAGCTTAGGAGTTAAAACAAGGGCTTTTGATAGCGTGTTAGATGAAGTGAAAAGCTTTTTTGAAATCCATAGGGCTGAAGGGAGTTTGGCTTCAGGGGTTCATTTGGAAATGACAGGTGAGAATGTTACAGAATGTATCGGTGGCTCGCAAGCAATCACCGAAGAGGGTTTGAGCTGCCATTACTATACGCAATGTGATCCAAGATTAAACGCCACTCAAGCCCTAGAGCTCGCTTTTTTAATCGCTGACATGCTTAAAAAACAACGATCTTGA
- a CDS encoding L-lactate permease has product MLEFHQIYDPLGNIWLSALVALLPILLFFLSLMIFKLKGYTAAFLSVALSAIIAVLVYKMPVSMVGSSFLYGFLYGLWPIAWIIIAAIFLYKLSVKSGYFEILKESVQSITLDHRILVILIGFCFGSFLEGAIGFGGPIAITAAILVGLGLSPLYAAGLCLIANTAPVAFGAVGIPISAMASAVGVPAILISAMTGKILFFVSLLVPFFIVFLMDGFKGIKETFPAVFIAAFSFAGAQFLSSNYLGPELPGIISALVSLVATALFLKFWQPKVIFRSDGKAVSFTKTNHHICKIYVAWSPFVILVLVIVLWIQPFFKALFEKDGLLAFSNFYFEFNNISNHIFKSPPFVEANQSVSFPVVFKFLLINTVGTSIFLAALVSMLVLRVRVSDAVSVFGETLKEMRYPILTIGLVLSFAYVSNYSGISSTLALALTHTGLAFTFFSPLIGWVGVFLTGSDTSSNLLFGSLQQLTAQRLHLPEILTLTANTVGGTLGKMISPQSIAIACAAVGLAGKESDLFKFTVKYSLIFVAIMGVVISAIAYLIPEVVPAIK; this is encoded by the coding sequence GTGCTAGAATTTCATCAAATTTATGACCCTTTGGGTAACATTTGGCTGAGCGCTCTTGTGGCCTTATTGCCGATTTTATTATTTTTCTTATCTTTAATGATTTTTAAGCTCAAAGGTTATACAGCGGCCTTTTTGAGCGTGGCCTTATCAGCCATTATTGCGGTTTTAGTGTATAAAATGCCTGTTAGCATGGTGGGTTCAAGCTTCCTTTATGGCTTCCTTTATGGCTTATGGCCGATCGCTTGGATCATCATTGCAGCGATTTTTTTATACAAACTCAGCGTTAAATCCGGCTATTTTGAAATCTTAAAAGAAAGCGTTCAGTCCATCACTTTAGATCACCGCATTTTAGTGATTTTGATTGGCTTTTGTTTTGGCTCGTTTTTAGAAGGTGCAATCGGCTTTGGAGGGCCTATTGCCATTACCGCAGCGATTTTAGTGGGATTAGGGTTAAGCCCTTTATACGCTGCTGGGTTATGCCTAATCGCTAATACTGCTCCTGTGGCCTTTGGTGCAGTGGGTATCCCTATAAGCGCGATGGCGAGCGCGGTAGGGGTGCCAGCGATTTTAATTTCAGCCATGACGGGTAAAATCCTCTTTTTTGTGAGCTTGTTAGTGCCGTTTTTTATTGTGTTTTTAATGGATGGCTTTAAGGGGATTAAAGAGACTTTTCCGGCCGTTTTTATTGCGGCTTTTTCTTTCGCTGGCGCGCAATTTTTAAGCTCTAATTATTTAGGGCCAGAATTGCCTGGTATTATTTCAGCCCTTGTTTCACTGGTTGCAACGGCACTCTTTTTGAAATTTTGGCAGCCTAAAGTCATTTTTAGAAGCGACGGCAAAGCGGTCTCATTCACTAAAACTAACCATCATATCTGTAAAATCTATGTCGCTTGGTCTCCTTTTGTGATTTTGGTTTTAGTGATTGTGTTATGGATACAGCCTTTTTTTAAAGCCTTGTTTGAAAAAGACGGCTTGTTAGCTTTTTCTAATTTTTATTTTGAGTTCAATAACATCAGCAACCACATCTTTAAAAGCCCGCCTTTTGTAGAAGCCAATCAAAGCGTGAGTTTTCCGGTGGTGTTTAAATTTCTCTTAATCAACACCGTAGGCACTTCCATTTTTTTAGCCGCTCTTGTTAGCATGCTCGTTTTAAGGGTGCGAGTGAGCGATGCAGTGAGCGTTTTTGGCGAGACTTTAAAAGAAATGCGCTACCCCATTCTCACTATTGGTTTAGTCTTAAGCTTTGCCTATGTGTCTAATTACAGCGGGATTTCTTCCACTCTAGCCTTAGCACTCACCCATACGGGTTTGGCTTTTACTTTTTTCTCGCCCTTGATCGGATGGGTTGGCGTGTTTTTAACCGGAAGCGATACGAGTTCTAATCTTTTATTTGGCTCTTTACAGCAACTCACCGCCCAACGATTGCACCTCCCTGAGATTTTAACCCTAACGGCTAATACCGTGGGTGGCACTTTGGGCAAGATGATAAGCCCTCAAAGCATCGCTATCGCTTGCGCGGCGGTGGGGTTAGCCGGGAAAGAGAGCGATTTGTTCAAATTCACCGTTAAATACTCCCTTATTTTTGTAGCGATCATGGGAGTCGTGATCAGCGCGATTGCGTATTTGATCCCTGAAGTGGTGCCTGCGATAAAGTAG